From Maylandia zebra isolate NMK-2024a linkage group LG11, Mzebra_GT3a, whole genome shotgun sequence, one genomic window encodes:
- the LOC101469069 gene encoding glutaredoxin 3 produces the protein MANLVEATTQQQFEDFLAKAGKCLTVVHFQAAWAPQCGQMNEVMAELAKEHAHTTFVKLEAEAVPEVSEKYEISSVPTFLFFKGGEKVDSLDGAHAPELTKKVQRLAVSEGPGGAAEGSGADLNQRLKKLLNAAPCMLFIKGSPQEPRCGFSRQIVALLKEHKIQFSSFDILSDEEVRQGLKTYSNWPTYPQLYANGELVGGLDIVKELAESGELENTCPKAVTLEHRLKTIINQSPVMLFMKGKKEAARCGFSRQLLELLNGTGVDYDTFDILQDEEVRQGLKTYSNWPTYPQLYVKGELIGGLDIVKELKESGELVSVLKGE, from the coding sequence atggcGAATCTCGTGGAGGCGACTACCCAACAGCAGTTTGAAGATTTCTTAGCCAAAGCTGGAAAATGCCTGACCGTGGTGCATTTCCAAGCGGCGTGGGCTCCTCAGTGTGGCCAAATGAACGAGGTGATGGCCGAACTAGCCAAAGAACATGCGCACACTACGTTCGTGAAGCTGGAGGCGGAAGCGGTCCCGGAGGTGTCGGAGAAGTATGAAATTTCCTCCGTCCccactttcctttttttcaagGGGGGAGAGAAAGTGGACAGTCTGGACGGGGCCCACGCTCCGGAACTGACTAAGAAAGTGCAGCGCCTCGCGGTGAGCGAGGGTCCCGGTGGAGCCGCTGAGGGCAGCGGCGCAGATCTGAACCAGCGGCTGAAGAAGCTGCTTAACGCCGCCCCCTGCATGCTCTTCATAAAGGGGTCACCCCAGGAGCCCCGCTGCGGATTCAGCCGACAGATAGTGGCGCTGCTGAAAGAGCACAAAATCCAGTTCAGCAGCTTCGACATCCTGTCCGATGAGGAGGTCCGACAGGGGCTGAAGACCTACTCCAACTGGCCCACCTACCCCCAGCTGTATGCGAACGGGGAGCTGGTGGGAGGACTGGACATAGTGAAGGAACTGGCTGAGTCCGGAGAGCTGGAGAACACCTGCCCGAAGGCTGTCACCTTAGAGCACCGACTGAAGACCATCATCAATCAGAGTCCAGTCATGCTGTTCATGAAGGGCAAGAAAGAGGCTGCCAGATGTGGCTTCAGCAGGCAGTTACTGGAGCTCTTGAACGGTACTGGGGTGGATTATGACACCTTTGATATCCTGCAGGATGAAGAAGTGCGGCAGGGGCTCAAGACTTACTCTAACTGGCCAACCTACCCTCAGCTCTACGTGAAAGGAGAGCTTATCGGTGGTTTGGACATTGTCAAGGAGCTGAAGGAGAGTGGAGAGCTGGTATCAGTCCTGAAAGGAGAGTAG